One segment of Drosophila mauritiana strain mau12 chromosome 3R, ASM438214v1, whole genome shotgun sequence DNA contains the following:
- the LOC117145970 gene encoding dynein assembly factor 5, axonemal, with the protein MGFDVDTQQICSDLESSDRRQKTTVLDELFNKCTEAINSGESADKIAEVFDKLYLHLLKCYEDRFESVRSKAVQVVSTFLSGLPPTDFHLMNVVSTLAERMGKAETVEPSEEIRLLYIMQLNLMILLYAKMENVGVFRECYPLVVKILIKSIKDDYPVVQREGCSAVVTVSRLADTQEFRPFTESILLPLYAMLNHKHAQARISAIKAIARLSLHVDASGDVMRRLFNEVSPLLMDTMPLVRREVGQMGILMLMELLDRYSFFERILPLVLCCLKDESPEVLNHIYPQWLKCGIQYYNENEAELSQQEISDLPVENYPKDVKRPTIGCRGLVQRSLRLLQLITRETSDWKDNVRLHALKLLYQFVLHAEAAMTAKFFEIYGDLAHACIDLVAEVNAEAAKVADLMGRLLSYDAWIDHGFDGLERNARESYMRCFYHMFTASLGGTYEQLMRLAKLLRCTDYSHTLKPGFQHYILKLLNTIVDKSLKINAGQNELEDLYESVYVCAIKVMALSSSLENGGNEDVNLGQMLIEKMVKLLNTSVAKTHERWFHLALQDVINLDAALEDNAEPVMLLNGLINMCHIRATYVHVLIDKVKIVFQHCCDSAQVKIFSSLSLATLFWSKTMNVEREASTQMLSEFVSQIVEPYLTWKAGSNAEAMRSLAMATLCALAQGAELESVEVLPSLAKYMPSLLEDRNVTTRHYAIKAVVYFREMSVEDLKPLAYATMQRMDDPSAGIRILAALAVGKLKPKFGETDTEKNHEREVWDAIVKRAMDLLLLYHESLEKDMRAAVDVTLKVLAKSHPDAWEERYQRALPMSQKKDLLTELYDKLTINEDPELTSAPED; encoded by the coding sequence atgGGCTTCGATGTGGATACCCAGCAGATTTGCTCTGATCTGGAGAGCTCCGATCGACGTCAGAAGACGACAGTTCTGGATGAACTGTTCAATAAGTGCACAGAAGCAATCAATTCCGGCGAGAGTGCTGACAAAATAGCCGAGGTTTTCGATAAATTGTATCTGCATCTACTGAAATGCTACGAGGATAGATTCGAAAGCGTTCGCTCTAAAGCCGTTCAAGTGGTAAGTACCTTTTTGTCAGGTCTTCCGCCGACGGATTTCCACCTGATGAATGTGGTTTCCACTTTGGCGGAGCGGATGGGAAAGGCCGAAACCGTGGAGCCCAGCGAGGAAATCCGCCTCCTCTACATTATGCAACTGAATTTGATGATTCTCCTGTAtgcgaaaatggaaaatgtgggCGTCTTCAGGGAGTGCTATCCCTTGGTGGTGAAGATTCTGATCAAGTCGATCAAGGATGACTATCCGGTGGTGCAGCGCGAAGGATGCTCCGCTGTGGTTACTGTCTCTCGTTTGGCTGATACCCAGGAGTTTCGTCCCTTTACCGAATCCATTCTGCTACCTCTTTACGCCATGTTGAATCACAAGCATGCGCAGGCCAGGATATCGGCCATTAAAGCCATCGCCAGGCTGAGTCTACACGTGGACGCCAGTGGCGATGTAATGAGAAGGCTCTTCAATGAGGTGTCGCCCCTTCTTATGGACACCATGCCATTGGTTCGCCGTGAAGTCGGTCAGATGGGCATTCTTATGCTAATGGAGCTATTGGATCGCTATTCCTTCTTTGAGAGAATTCTACCGCTGGTTCTTTGTTGCCTGAAGGACGAATCTCCGGAGGTTCTGAATCACATATACCCGCAATGGCTCAAGTGTGGCATACAATATTACAATGAAAACGAAGCCGAGTTGTCCCAGCAGGAAATAAGCGATTTGCCAGTCGAGAATTACCCGAAAGATGTCAAGCGACCTACCATAGGATGTCGTGGATTGGTGCAACGATCCTTGCGACTCTTGCAACTTATTACGCGGGAAACAAGCGACTGGAAGGATAATGTTCGCCTCCACGCCCTGAAGCTACTCTATCAATTTGTTTTGCATGCCGAGGCTGCCATGACTGCCAAGTTCTTCGAGATCTACGGGGACTTGGCCCATGCCTGCATCGATCTTGTGGCAGAAGTCAATGCGGAAGCCGCCAAGGTGGCGGACTTGATGGGTCGTCTGTTGTCCTACGATGCCTGGATAGATCACGGCTTCGACGGCCTGGAACGGAATGCCCGTGAGTCTTATATGAGATGTTTCTACCACATGTTCACCGCCTCCCTGGGTGGCACCTATGAGCAGTTAATGCGCTTGGCCAAGCTTCTTCGCTGCACCGATTACTCTCATACTCTGAAGCCAGGCTTCCAGCATTATATACTCAAACTCTTGAATACCATTGTGGATAAATCGCTGAAGATCAATGCGGGGCAAAACGAGCTGGAGGATCTCTACGAGTCGGTATATGTATGTGCCATTAAAGTAATGGCACTTTCGAGTTCCCTCGAAAATGGCGGAAACGAAGATGTTAATTTAGGTCAAATGCTGATCGAAAAAATGGTCAAACTACTCAACACTTCGGTTGCTAAAACACACGAACGTTGGTTTCATTTGGCCCTGCAGGATGTTATAAATCTGGATGCGGCCTTGGAGGATAATGCTGAACCAGTGATGCTGTTGAATGGATTGATAAATATGTGCCACATTCGAGCTACCTATGTGCACGTTCTTATCGACAAAGTTAAGATCGTCTTTCAGCATTGCTGCGATAGTGCTCAAGTTAAAATCTTTAGCAGTCTCTCGTTGGCAACTCTATTTTGGTCGAAAACAATGAATGTAGAACGTGAGGCCAGCACCCAGATGCTAAGTGAATTCGTATCGCAGATTGTGGAACCCTATCTGACCTGGAAGGCTGGTTCCAATGCCGAGGCCATGAGATCCCTGGCCATGGCTACTCTGTGTGCTTTGGCCCAGGGAGCCGAGCTGGAATCTGTGGAAGTGCTACCCTCACTGGCCAAATACATGCCTAGTCTGCTCGAAGATCGCAATGTCACCACACGGCATTATGCGATCAAGGCGGTTGTATATTTCCGGGAAATGTCTGTGGAAGATTTGAAGCCACTAGCTTATGCCACCATGCAGCGCATGGATGATCCTTCGGCTGGCATTCGTATCCTGGCTGCTTTGGCGGTGGGTAAATTGAAGCCCAAGTTCGGCGAGACGGATACTGAAAAGAACCATGAAAGGGAGGTTTGGGATGCTATAGTTAAACGCGCCATGGATCTGCTGTTGCTCTATCACGAAAGTCTCGAGAAGGACATGAGGGCGGCTGTAGACGTTACCCTAAAGGTCTTGGCCAAATCTCATCCAGATGCCTGGGAGGAACGCTACCAACGGGCGTTACCAATGTCTCAGAAAAAGGATTTACTCACCGAACTCTATGATAAGCTAACCATCAATGAAGATCCTGAGCTTACATCAGCACCAGAAGATTAG
- the LOC117145971 gene encoding homeobox protein abdominal-B yields the protein MMPETERDAHLEAAEMASGALAHNYGIVKDQQQQQQQQQQLHHLQQQHHHQQQQQQQHQQSNSDLYKMACNGYNYSSPLTIPPTSMTTHMVSPISNSKEKLVNMLRVRDNNNMPSPISDSPPTTFLQKQLEAVVAPRPSSVHPQHQQPQQQSAQLQQQRRSVSTPAITTTPGPPTNWHAHVYDRLPPHPTPHSIADILGMSFVKKERPEVAFDAQGPAKSPNSILKPYQDQQPIRSSSISMSDASEEESAAVAGATSAAAAATAVAATITAANVATPLDQPLNLCVAKKSRDSNNSPMPATKQSQILGKSATKKESSGKPAAKKKKLSPTAASTVALPPDISPTGSSDSLMRDKLMANNSSSPGSNVNSQMQSNANSTLETTEDDSDSGSTDARRKKKARTTFTGRQIFELEKMFENKKYLSASERTEMAKLLMVTETQVKIWFQNRRTKWKKQDNVTNNEAAEHKSSNAKPGATGTATTTPSGEPTEKRSSNATSPTVGNAAPIAEIKKSPKSPNRGSNNNNNNTLNNNVNNSEGKVPAKQSTTKIKKQLNALLEKTVKTANQAHRSAELESSDQKPAVEKRPNNSNENQLLHQRLHQHAIPLTVEPAAPLEQTEKLDIKREESPQHRELQLSLQRAAIQNGQLTEMDFESKLAASKISIALAMANKQMQPEKMVKTESSSSEGEGEGDGEEEEEEEEVSSSEHGDSIEAHDSQDQDVAMREI from the exons ATGATGCCCGAAACTGAACGCGACGCACATTTGGAGGCAGCTGAAATGGCCAGTGGCGCCCTGGCGCATAATTACGGTATTGTCAAGgatcagcaacagcaacaacagcagcagcagcaactgcatcacctgcagcagcaacatcatcatcaacagcagcagcagcagcaacaccagcagtcCAACTCCGATCTGTACAAGATGGCCTGCAATGGCTACAACTACAGCAGTCCGCTGACCATACCGCCCACCTCGATGACCACGCACATGGTCAGTCCGATCAGCAACAGCAAGGAGAAGCTGGTGAATATGTTGCGCGTGcgtgacaacaacaacatgccCAGCCCGATCTCCGACAGTCCACCCACCACGTTCCTGCAAAAGCAACTGGAGGCGGTTGTGGCGCCACGGCCGAGTTCAGTGCATCCCCAGCatcagcagccgcagcagcagagtgcgcagctgcagcagcaacggcGTTCGGTCAGCACACCTGCGATTACAACCACACCAGGTCCGCCCACCAATTGGCATGCCCATGTCTATGATCGACTGCCGCCACATCCGACGCCGCACTCCATAGCCGATATCCTGGGCATGTCCTTTGTCAAAAAGGAGCGGCCCGAGGTCGCCTTTGATGCCCAAGGACCGGCCAAGTCGCCGAATAGCATACTGAAACCGTATCAGGATCAGCAGCCCATTCGTAGCTCCTCCATTTCGATGAGCGATGCCAGCGAGGAGGAGAGTGCCGCTGTTGCAGGGGCAACAtctgccgcagcagcagcaacagcagtggcagcaaccATCACAGCAGCAAATGTTGCAACTCCGCTCGATCAGCCGCTAAATCTGTGTGTGGCCAAGAAATCCCGCGACAGCAACAACTCACCCATGCCAGCCACCAAACAGAGCCAAATCCTCGGAAAGTCTGCTACCAAGAAGG AAAGCTCCGGCAAGCCGGCGgccaagaaaaagaagctatcGCCAACGGCAGCGTCAACTGTGGCTCTACCACCGGATATCAGTCCAACGGGCAGCAGCGACAGTCTGATGCGGGACAAGCTGATGGCCAACAATAGCAGCTCGCCGGGCAGCAATGTGAATTCGCAGATGCAGAGCAATGCGAACAGCACATTGGAGACCACCGAGGATGACTCCGATTCCGGTTCCACGGATGCGCGGCGAAAGAAGAAGGCACGCACCACGTTCACCGGCCGACAGATCTTCGAGCTGGAGAAGATGTTCGAGAACAAGAAGTATCTCAGCGCCAGCGAGCGCACCGAAATGGCCAAGCTGCTGATGGTCACCGAAACGCAG GTGAAGATCTGGTTCCAAAACCGGCGCACCAAGTGGAAGAAGCAGGACAATGTCACGAATAACGAGGCGGCGGAGCACAAATCCTCGAATGCGAAGCCAGGAGCAACAGGCACCGCAACAACAACGCCAAGTGGAGAGCCGACCGAAAAGAGATCCAGCAATGCGACTTCACCCACTGTTGGCAACGCCGCCCCCATTGCGGAGATCAAGAAATCTCCAAAGTCTCCAAATCGCGGCagtaacaataacaacaacaatacgTTAAACAACAATGTTAATAACAGCGAGGGAAAAGTGCCCGCCAAACAGAGTACCACCAAGATTAAAAAACAGTTGAATGCGCTGCTGGAAAAGACAGTTAAAACGGCTAATCAAGCACATCGAAGTGCAGAATTGGAGAGCAGCGATCAGAAGCCCGCAGTCGAAAAAAGGCCAAATAATAGTAATGAAAATCAACTGCTACACCAGCGCTTGCATCAACATGCCATACCTTTAACTGTAGAACCAGCCGCTCCACTCGAACAAACCGAGAAATTGGACATAAAACGAGAGGAGTCTCCGCAGCACCGGGAACTGCAGTTAAGTCTCCAAAGGGCGGCAATTCAAAATGGCCAGCTAACGGAAATGGAttttgaaagcaaattggCCGCCAGTAAAATATCCATTGCCTTGGCCATGGCCAATAAACAAATGCAGCCGGAAAAGATGGTCAAAACCGAAAGTTCCTCATCGGAGGGCGAAGGCGAGGGAGACGgcgaggaagaggaggaggaggaggaggtgtcCTCCAGCGAGCATGGCGATTCCATAGAAGCCCACGATTCCCAGGATCAGGATGTCGCCATGCGGGAGATTTAA
- the LOC117145973 gene encoding ATP synthase subunit e, mitochondrial: MSQAPVRVSPLIKFGRWSLLLVGIAYGAAHQSRLSKKEEKVREIEAQQKAVRDAKLAEEKKRSAEAEARALAELSKPTPKH; the protein is encoded by the coding sequence ATGTCGCAGGCTCCCGTTCGCGTTTCCCCGCTGATCAAGTTCGGCAGATGGTCCCTGCTCCTGGTGGGCATTGCCTACGGTGCCGCCCACCAGAGCCGCCTGTCCAAGAAGGAGGAGAAGGTGCGCGAGATCGAGGCACAGCAGAAGGCCGTCCGTGATGCCAAGCTCGCCGAGGAGAAGAAGCGCAGCGCAGAGGCTGAGGCCCGTGCCTTGGCTGAGCTGTCGAAGCCCACTCCCAAGCACTAG
- the LOC117145972 gene encoding DNA repair protein XRCC3: MTNFLDQLPKHIREIAEQVNVLAPEEVLTTPKVRFLDTRQQSLHTIVRKCTPDDVRVLKDAAAKWLAEMPQSADSLFKPLVNVRWSRVSFGCSALDRCTGGGVVTRGITELCGAAGVGKTQLLLQLCLCVQLPRELGGLGKGVAYICTESSFPARRLLQMSKACEKRHPQMELNFLGNIFVENHIEAEPLLACVINRIPRLMQQHGIGLIIIDSVAAIFRLYNDYLERARHMRRLADALLSYADKYNCAVVCVNQVATRDGQDEIPCLGLQWAHLGRTRLRVSRVPKQHRMGDQLITVRKLEILYSPETPNDFAEFLITADGVVNVPEPSVTSPPAKMRRL, encoded by the exons ATGACAAACTTTCTGGATCAGTTGCCCAAGCATATCAGGGAAATCGCGGAGCAGG TTAATGTTCTCGCACCGGAGGAGGTGCTGACAACCCCCAAGGTGCGATTCCTGGACACCCGCCAGCAATCGCTGCACACAATCGTGCGAAAATGCACTCCGGATGATGTAAGGGTGCTCAAGGATGCGGCGGCCAAGTGGCTGGCAGAGATGCCCCAGTCAG CGGATTCCCTCTTCAAGCCGCTTGTCAATGTTAGATGGTCCCGGGTGTCGTTCGGATGTTCCGCTTTAGATCGCTGCACGGGCGGGGGAGTGGTCACTCGTGGAATCACCGAGCTCTGTGGAGCTGCCGGCGTGGGCAAGACGCAGTTGCTCCTGCAGCTATGCTTATGTGTCCAGCTACCCCGTGAGTTGGGCGGCTTGGGCAAAGGCGTGGCCTACATATGCACGGAGAGTTCCTTTCCGGCGAGAAGATTGCTGCAGATGAGCAAAGCCTGCGAGAAGAGGCATCCCCAAATGGAGCTCAACTTTCTGGGAAACATCTTTGTGGAAAATCACATTGAGGCG GAACCTCTCCTGGCGTGCGTTATAAACCGCATCCCGCGACTGATGCAACAACATGGCATTGGCCTGATCATCATTGATTCTGTGGCCGCCATTTTCCGGCTGTATAATGATTATCTGGAACGAGCTCGACATATGCGTCGACTGGCAGACGCTCTGCTCAGCTACGCGGATAAGTACAACTGTGCCGTGGTCTGTGTGAATCAGGTGGCCACCAGGGACGGCCAGGATGAGATTCCCTGCTTGGGATTGCAGTGGGCGCACCTAGGACGCACTAGACTGCGTGTTTCCCGGGTGCCCAAGCAGCATCGCATGGGTGATCAACTGATAACGGTGCGCAAACTGGAGATACTTTACTCACCAGAGACCCCCAATGATTTCGCCGAGTTCCTTATCACCGCAGATGGTGTGGTGAATGTTCCAGAGCCATCTGTTACCAGCCCACCCGCCAAAATGCGTCGACTGTGA